Within the Burkholderia sp. NRF60-BP8 genome, the region CAACGTGCTGATCGGCGCGCATGCGCGGCTGCGTGCGGCGCGGCCCGGCTGGCCCGCGCTCGGCGCGGCCGCCGAAGTGCTGCGCGCGCTCGTGCGGCCGGCTTCGGTGCGGCGCGAGGAGGCCGAACTGCGCGAAGAGGCGCGCGCGATCGTCGCCGGGTTCGGCGAACGGCTCACGCCGCGCATCGATCATCCGGCACACAGCCTGTCGTATGCGAACCGGCGGCGCGTGGAGATCGGCCGCGCGCTCGCGCTGCATCCGCGCCTGCTGCTGCTCGACGAGCCGACGGCCGGGATGAACGAGACGGAGACCGCCGAGATGCTGCAACTGATCCAGTCGCTGAAGGCGCGCGGCCTGACGATCCTGCTGATCGAGCACAAGCTCGAACTCGTGATGCGCGTGTCCGACCGCGTGATGGTGCTCGACAACGGCGTGAAGATCGCCGAAGGCGCGCCGCGCGACGTGCGGCACGATCCGCGCGTGATCGAGGCCTATCTCGGCCGCCGTCATGCGGGCGGCCCGTCGGCCGGTCGTGCCGCGCAGGCGGCTGCATGAGCGTACTTTCTTCGAGACCCGATACGACCATGACGGACGCGCTGCTGAAACTCGAACACCTCGACACGTTCTATGGGCCCGTGCAGGTGCATTTCGACGTGAACGTCGAAGTCGGCCGCGGGCAGATCGTCAGCCTGCTCGGCGGCAACGCGAGCGGCAAGTCGACGACGATGAAGCTGATTCTCGGGTTGATGCGGCCGAAGCGCGGCGTCGTGCGTTTCGACGGCGACGACGTGACGGCGCTCGCGACGCCGCAGCGCGTGCGGCGCGGGATCGCGGCCGTGCCGGAGGCGCGGCGGCTGTTCGGCGACATGAGCGTGCGCGAGAACCTGCTGATGGGCGCTTACACGCGCGGCGATCGCGCGGCGGTGACCGACGACTACGAACGCGTGCTCGATCTGTTTCCGCGCGTACGCGAGCGGCTCGCGCAGCGCGCGGGCACGCTGTCGGGTGGCGAGCAGCAGATGCTCGCGATGGCGCGCGCATTGATGGCGCGGCCGAAACTGATCTGCATGGACGAGCCGACGATGGGATTGTCGCCGCTCTACGTCGACAAGGTGCTCGAACTGATCGATTCGATCAACCGGCAGGGCGTGACGGTGTTCATGGTCGAGCAGAACGCGAGCCTCGCGCTGGAGATCGCGCACTACGGATACGTGCTGCAGACGGGCCGCGTCGTGCTGGAAGGGCCGGCGAAGGCGTTGCTCGACGACGAGCGCGTGCGCGATGCGTATCTCGGTGGGGAGGCGGTGGCGGTGTAGGGGGCCTTCACTTTACGCGTGATTCGCGTGCGTCGCCGCCGCACGCGGAAACGTCAGCACCACCGCGAACCCGCCTGCCTCCGGAAACGCGAACCCGACGCGCCCGCCGTGCGCCTTCATCACTTCCTGCACGATCGCGAGACCGAGTCCCGACCCCGTGCGGCGCTCGCTGCCGTCCGGCGCTATCCGCACGAACGGTTGCAAGGCCGCGTCCCAGTGCTCGCGCGGCATCCCGCGCCCGTTGTCGGTGACGGTCAGCGTCACCGCCCGATCCGCGTTGCCTTGGGTTGCGACCGACACGACGATGTCGTCTGCATGGCCGTGCAGCAACGCGTTGTGCAGCACGTTCGACAGCGCTTCCTGAAGACTGATCGCATCGCCGTCGATCCATGCCTGCGGCGCGTCGCTCGCGAACGCAACGGCCACGTCGCGCTCGCCGGCGAGCGGAATCGTGCGGCCCAGCACCTCTTTCGCGAGCGCGACGAGTTCGACGGGTTGCAGCGGCACGGCCTCGGTGCGATGAATCACCATCGCATGATTGAGCAGCTGGCCGGTGAGCCGGCCGACGTCCGCACAGGTCGCGCGCAGCGCATCGAGCCGCGCCGCACGGCGCGCGGGGTCGGCCTCGCCGTCGAGCAGCTCGATCTGCGCGTCGAGCCGCGCGAGCGGCGTGCGCATCTGGTGGGCGGCGTCGGCGATGAAGCGCTGCATCGCGTTGATCCGCTCCGCGAGCCGTCGCATCAGCCCGTTGATCGACCCGATGATCGCGTCGATCTCGCTCGGCGTATCGACGGCCACGGGCCGCAGGTCGGCCGGGTCGCGCGCGGCGATGATCGTGCCGATCCGCGCGAGCGGGCGCAGGCCGCGCCGGATCGCGAGGCCGCTCGCGCCGATCGCGAGCACGCTCATCAGCAGGATCAGCGTCCACACCTTGATGCTCATGTCGTTCGTCAGCTGCTGACGCGCATTGGTTGTCTGCGCAACCGTCACGAGCGCCCAGCCCGGCGTGCTTTCCTCGGGCATGTAGCGGGCGATCGTCGCGGTACGGATCGGGTGCCCCTGGTAGACGGCATTCGCGAACGCGGGGCCCTGCTTCGCGGCGGCGAGCGTCGCGGCGCTCGCGAGATCGTTGTAGCCGGCCACGACCACGCCGCGCGAATCGACGACCTTGTAGTAGACGAGGTCGTAGCGCGACAGTGTCGACAGCGCGGCGACCGGCGGATTCAGCGCGAGCACGCCGCCTTGTACGTAGAGGTTTTCGGCGACCTGGATCGACGCGCCCGCCAGCAACTGGTCGTATGCGCGTTCGGCCGCGACGCCCGCGTAGTAGCGCGCGATCGCCGCGAGCGCGAGCGCGCCGGTCGCGACGACGAGCGCGATGAACAGCAGCGTGCGCCCGAACAGCGTCTTCGGGAACCAGTCAATGCGCGGCAATCTGATACCCCATCCCGCGCGTGGTACGGATCTCGACGGAGCTGCCCTGCAGCTTCCGGCGCACGCGCGTCACGTATTGCTCGACCGCGTTCGCGGTCGGCTCGTTGCCGAAGCTGAACAACTGGTTCAGCAGTTCTTCCTTCGAGAAGATGCGTTGCGGGCGGCTCGCGAGGATTTCGAGCAGCGCGAATTCCTGGCGCGACAGCGACAGCGGCTGGCCGTCGAGTTCCGCGAGGCGGCTGCTGCGGTCGATCACGAGGCCGCCGAGCGTCAGCACGTCGTTCGCGTGACCGCTGTTGCGGCGCAGGAGCGCCTGCACGCGCGCGTCGAGTTCGCGATAGTCGAACGGCTTCACGAGGTAGTCGTCGGCGCCGAGGCCGAGGCCGCTCACGCGGTCGTCGATCGCCGAGCGGGCGGTGACGAGCAGCACGGGCGTCGTGCTGCCGGACGCGCGCAGGTTGCGCAGCACGGTGAAGCCATCCATGCCGGGCAGGTTCGCATCGAGCACGACGAGATCGAAGCGCTCGACGCGCAGCAGCCCGTGCGCGGTCGCGCCGTCGGTTTCGAGATCGACGGCGTGGCCGAGCCGGGCCAGGCGGCTGCGGATCGCCGCGCCGATTTCCGCATCGTCCTCCACGACGAGAATGCGCATGATGCCGTTTGCAGGTAGGTGGATTAGGGGTTTTCCCGGGGCCGGGATGTCAGCATTTTCTCAGACTCGGTCGATAACCTGTGTCGAGCCGGAAGCAGGATGCAAGGACGGCATTAATACCAGAAATACTCAAGGAGACGGCAACATGCAGCATGTCACGGGCACGACGAACGCGCGCCGCGGCGCCACGCCGGCCTGCGCGTGGCCGCTGGCCGCCCGCCGCACGGCGGTGTGCGCATGACGATGTCGCCGCGCCGCCGCGCGCTGATCGCCGCCGGGCTCGGTGTGCTCGCCGCGCCGGCGCGGGTGCGCGCGAAGCCGCGCACGGTGCGGATCTCGAAAGGCTATGGCGTGCTGTACCTGCCGTTGCTCGTGATGGAGAAGCAGCGGCTGTTCGAGCGGCATGCGGCGCGCCACGGCGTGCGCGACGTCGCGGTCGAATGGGTGCTGCTCGACGGCGGCAATTCCGTCAACGACGCGATGATGGCCGGTACGCTCGATTTCGCGGGCGCCGGCGCGCCGGGGTTCATCGAACTGTGGGCGCGGGCGCGCGGCATTCCGAACGTCGAGGTGATCGGCATCAGCGGGCTGTCGACCACGTCGCTGTCGCTGAACGCGAACCGGCCGGGCCTCGTGTCGCTGCGCGACTTCACGCCGTCCGACCGGATCGCGGTGCCGGGCATCCGCACGTCGCTGTCGGCGGTCGTGCTGCAGATGGTCGCGAGCCGGCAGCTCGGCGCCAGGCATTTCGCGCAGCTCGATTCGATCACCGTGAACCTGCCGCATCCGCAGGCGATGCAGGCGCTGATCCGCCGCGAGAACGGTGTGACCGCGCATTTCACGTCGCCGCCGTTCTCGACGCTCGAATTGCGGCAGCCGGGCATTCATCGCGTCGTGAGTTCGGTCGACGTGCTCGGCCCGCTGACGCTCGACGTCGTGTTCGCGCCGAAGCGGCTCGTCGATGCGCAGCCTGCGCTGGCCGTCGCGTTTCTCGGCGCGCTCGACGAAGCGAACCGCCTGATCGCGCAGGACCCGCGCGCGGCGGCCGCGCTCTACGCGGCGTCGTCGGGCGTCGGCGTGTCGCACGACGACGTGATGCGGATGCTCGCCGCGCCCGACACGCGTTTCTCGGTGCTGCCGAACCAGTTGATGGACTACGTCGAATTCCTGTATCTGGCCGGCACGATCAAGGCGAAGCCGCGCGCGTGGCACGAGATGTTCGCGCCGATGCTCGACGACTACCGGTCGGGTTGAGCCGCATCCGCCGCGATCCGAATCCATTCACCGAACCACCCGACGCCGGCACGTTCGTCGCGCGCGGTGCCGTTTCAACCGATATGCAACCGATTCACGCAAGGAGCCTGAAGTGAACGCTACCGATACCCTGGACCCCGCGTCCGCCGAAGAACGGCGCATCATGTCGAAGATGGCGCGGCGCCTGATGCCCATCCTCGTCGTGATGTTCCTGATCGCATTCATCGACCGGCAGAACGTCGGTTTCGCGAAACTGCAGATGGTGCACAGCCTCGGCATGACGGAAGCCGCGTTCGGGCTCGCGTCGTCGCTGTTCTTCATCGGCTACCTGCTGTTCGAGGTGCCGAGCACGCTCGCGCTG harbors:
- a CDS encoding sensor histidine kinase, which translates into the protein MPRIDWFPKTLFGRTLLFIALVVATGALALAAIARYYAGVAAERAYDQLLAGASIQVAENLYVQGGVLALNPPVAALSTLSRYDLVYYKVVDSRGVVVAGYNDLASAATLAAAKQGPAFANAVYQGHPIRTATIARYMPEESTPGWALVTVAQTTNARQQLTNDMSIKVWTLILLMSVLAIGASGLAIRRGLRPLARIGTIIAARDPADLRPVAVDTPSEIDAIIGSINGLMRRLAERINAMQRFIADAAHQMRTPLARLDAQIELLDGEADPARRAARLDALRATCADVGRLTGQLLNHAMVIHRTEAVPLQPVELVALAKEVLGRTIPLAGERDVAVAFASDAPQAWIDGDAISLQEALSNVLHNALLHGHADDIVVSVATQGNADRAVTLTVTDNGRGMPREHWDAALQPFVRIAPDGSERRTGSGLGLAIVQEVMKAHGGRVGFAFPEAGGFAVVLTFPRAAATHANHA
- a CDS encoding response regulator transcription factor, with the protein product MRILVVEDDAEIGAAIRSRLARLGHAVDLETDGATAHGLLRVERFDLVVLDANLPGMDGFTVLRNLRASGSTTPVLLVTARSAIDDRVSGLGLGADDYLVKPFDYRELDARVQALLRRNSGHANDVLTLGGLVIDRSSRLAELDGQPLSLSRQEFALLEILASRPQRIFSKEELLNQLFSFGNEPTANAVEQYVTRVRRKLQGSSVEIRTTRGMGYQIAAH
- a CDS encoding ABC transporter substrate-binding protein; translation: MTMSPRRRALIAAGLGVLAAPARVRAKPRTVRISKGYGVLYLPLLVMEKQRLFERHAARHGVRDVAVEWVLLDGGNSVNDAMMAGTLDFAGAGAPGFIELWARARGIPNVEVIGISGLSTTSLSLNANRPGLVSLRDFTPSDRIAVPGIRTSLSAVVLQMVASRQLGARHFAQLDSITVNLPHPQAMQALIRRENGVTAHFTSPPFSTLELRQPGIHRVVSSVDVLGPLTLDVVFAPKRLVDAQPALAVAFLGALDEANRLIAQDPRAAAALYAASSGVGVSHDDVMRMLAAPDTRFSVLPNQLMDYVEFLYLAGTIKAKPRAWHEMFAPMLDDYRSG
- a CDS encoding ABC transporter ATP-binding protein — its product is MSVLSSRPDTTMTDALLKLEHLDTFYGPVQVHFDVNVEVGRGQIVSLLGGNASGKSTTMKLILGLMRPKRGVVRFDGDDVTALATPQRVRRGIAAVPEARRLFGDMSVRENLLMGAYTRGDRAAVTDDYERVLDLFPRVRERLAQRAGTLSGGEQQMLAMARALMARPKLICMDEPTMGLSPLYVDKVLELIDSINRQGVTVFMVEQNASLALEIAHYGYVLQTGRVVLEGPAKALLDDERVRDAYLGGEAVAV
- a CDS encoding ABC transporter ATP-binding protein, coding for MTTTRPLLDVQGLTRRFDGVTALDGASLTLADGELLSVIGPNGAGKSTLFNLIAGADRPDAGRVTFDGRDITGTAPERLAALGIARTFQHGRVFGNLSVLDNVLIGAHARLRAARPGWPALGAAAEVLRALVRPASVRREEAELREEARAIVAGFGERLTPRIDHPAHSLSYANRRRVEIGRALALHPRLLLLDEPTAGMNETETAEMLQLIQSLKARGLTILLIEHKLELVMRVSDRVMVLDNGVKIAEGAPRDVRHDPRVIEAYLGRRHAGGPSAGRAAQAAA